In one window of Mercurialis annua linkage group LG4, ddMerAnnu1.2, whole genome shotgun sequence DNA:
- the LOC126679212 gene encoding putative F-box protein At1g65770 has translation MNKIEWADLPKELLHKIGKCIDSRLDLIRFRSVCSSWRSSVSTSHFDQEIPNLSFKLPHPINLAAVLHQSTVCRLQFLTHHKLKLPNSCSCSSSSNSNSKGWLVKVQESKFGKLDLLNPLSDYKIRYSPIVLNLLDVSFVKLSDAFMLKTPSGYSVLGVNKAVLFSKDVLSILAIYHDGKLGYWKIGDEEWTILDDANFEYDDIIEFKGQFYVIDRWGTVSWIDKSLNIIQYSPPLFGCGAQKNLAESCGYLYIVDRYLDGKKTPWNHDVPVRRWRRRRRKNIPNTISFRVYKLDEEWGKWVDVNSLDDRVFILGMDCSLSISSSEFVGGKGNCIYFTEEDDDFTGKGLSSDSIRVFLLDDRVIDKVSAWPEFAEIFWPPRISSNATNASPDD, from the coding sequence ATGAATAAAATTGAATGGGCTGATCTTCCCAAAGAATTGCTACACAAAATTGGGAAATGCATAGACTCTCGTCTCGATTTAATTCGTTTCCGCTCAGTTTGTTCTTCTTGGAGATCCTCTGTTTCCACTTCTCATTTTGATCAAGAAATTCCTAATCTCTCCTTTAAACTCCCACACCCTATTAATTTAGCTGCAGTTCTCCACCAATCCACTGTTTGTAGACTGCAATTTCTTACCCATCACAAATTAAAACTGCCCAATTCGTGTTCTTGCAGTTCTtcatcaaattcaaattcaaaaggTTGGTTAGTTAAagttcaagaatcaaaatttgGAAAATTGGATCTTCTAAATCCATTATCTGATTACAAAATTAGGTACTCTCCTATTGTGTTAAACTTACTGGATGTTAGTTTTGTTAAGTTAAGTGATGCATTTATGCTTAAAACTCCATCTGGGTACTCTGTTTTAGGTGTGAATAAAGCTGTTTTATTTAGTAAAGATGTGCTTTCAATTCTTGCCATTTACCATGATGGAAAATTGGGTTATTGGAAAATTGGTGATGAGGAGTGGACAATTTTGGATGATGCTAATTTTGAGTATGATGATATAATTGAATTTAAGGGTCAATTCTATGTTATTGATAGATGGGGTACAGTTTCTTGGATTGATAAATCATTGAATATTATTCAATATTCACCTCCGTTGTTTGGTTGCGGTGCTCAAAAGAATTTAGCCGAGTCTTGTGGTTATCTATATATTGTTGATAGGTATCTTGATGGTAAAAAAACACCATGGAATCATGATGTTCCCGTTCGTCGTTGGAGACGCAGAAGAAGGAAAAACATACCTAATACTATTTCTTTTAGAGTGTATAAGCTTGATGAAGAGTGGGGTAAATGGGTTGATGTAAATTCGTTGGATGATCGAGTTTTCATTTTGGGTATGGATTGTTCATTATCTATTTCGTCTAGTGAATTTGTTGGAGGTAAAGGGAACTGTATTTACTTCACAGAAGAGGATGATGACTTCACTGGAAAAGGATTAAGTAGTGATAGTATTCGTGTGTTTCTGTTAGATGATCGTGTAATCGATAAAGTTTCAGCGTGGCCGGAGTTTGCTGAAATCTTTTGGCCACCCAGAATCAGCTCAAATGCGACCAATGCTAGCCCAGATGATTAA
- the LOC126678539 gene encoding uncharacterized protein LOC126678539 — translation MEEFRLWRNSVPCCLLLDQDKYLSPLQVLFPIPMLGGERYAPVPQTSIYLLKPSPSSTSSSNLLVRVEHHWIRLNGEIQHKVSVSDPFFDKANMRQLREEVSFSHETIIYPDFAWTKKEDCTAIALGGPGYLKCWRTGDKIWTPVNDGHCYYTDMIIYNKQVYVVDRWGALLLIDLPSMDIVKITAPLSEFSGWFRYLVESSGDLYLVNMCHYNEEDGFLVYKLVKSEEHRHWVLVNSIGDKIFFVGSSLCDHYGSFSISSQDFPGTEGNRIICNLFNENKILGFFNVENGSIFHLSTMQLIELAPQYFQLFRSS, via the exons ATGGAGGAATTCAGATTATGGAGGAATTCAGTTCCTTGCTGTCTTTTATTAGACCAGGACAAATATTTATCTCCTCTTCAAGTCCTTTTCCCTATTCCGATGCTCGGTGGTGAGCGTTACGCTCCGGTCCCTCAAACCAGCATCTATCTCTTAAAACCATCACCGTCTTCTACATCAAGCAGCAACTTGTTGGTTAGGGTTGAACATCACTGGATCCGATTGAACGGCGAGATTCAGCACAAAGTATCAGTTTCTGATCCATTCTTTGATAAAGCAAATATGAGACAATTGCGTG AAGAGGTTTCGTTCTCACACGAAACTATTATCTATCCTGATTTTGCTTGGACCAAAAAAGAAGATTGCACTGCTATCGCTCTCGGCGGACCTGGATATTTGAAGTGCTGGAGAACTGGGGATAAGATTTGGACTCCCGTAAACGACGGGCATTGTTATTATACGGATATGATAATCTATAATAAGCAAGTGTATGTTGTTGATCGATGGGGTGCACTTTTACTAATTGATTTGCCATCCATGGACATCGTTAAAATTACAGCTCCATTGTCGGAATTCAGCGGTTGGTTTAGGTATTTGGTAGAATCAAGTGGAGATCTCTATCTTGTGAACATGTGTCATTATAATGAAGAAGATGGTTTCCTAGTTTATAAGCTGGTGAAATCGGAAGAACATCGTCATTGGGTTTTGGTTAATAGCATCGgcgataaaatattttttgtcgGAAGTTCTCTGTGTGATCATTACGGTTCATTTTCTATTTCATCTCAGGATTTCCCTGGAACAGAAGGAAACCGCATAATTTGCAATTTATTCAATGAGAATAAAATACTGGGTTTTTTCAATGTAGAGAATGGCAGCATTTTTCATCTATCAACAATGCAACTCATTGAGCTCGCGCCACAGTATTTCCAATTATTCAGGTCCAGTTAG
- the LOC126678793 gene encoding putative F-box protein At1g65770 — MAGHSYDRNWADLPQELIETIANFLDSRIDVFRFRAVCTSWRSFVSSTHRRQSPTALNLPAPILADAFLSIASICRLELVDDADESFSKPNSWLTKVEESTAGEMQLLIPLSNRQIRFSPGTLPKMLNLLNFRLLEITKACTLKLKTGRPVLGIDKAVLFPNHVDINTTSFGIIAIFHEGKLGYWKNGDENWTLLDDLNFNYDDIVFYKGQYYVVDRNGTVSLIDSSLNLIQFSHPLLLFGDKKNLVESCGNLYVVDRYLDGERRIWRGNEGENIINQERLNNDELFLNLLTNYPRCRAKTVDFKVYKLDLGWRRWVSVRSLDDRIFVVSNEISFSVSAKEFNCWEGNCIYYTDPSDEDFRGGLSGYDARVFKLKDHSIVHGSSFLGCSPVIQPLAQLGPLIV; from the coding sequence ATGGCTGGTCACTCCTACGACCGCAATTGGGCCGATCTTCCCCAAGAGTTAATCGAAACCATCGCCAATTTCCTCGATTCTCGCATTGACGTTTTCCGATTCCGTGCCGTCTGCACTTCTTGGCGATCTTTCGTTTCTTCCACCCACCGCCGCCAATCCCCCACCGCTCTCAACCTCCCAGCTCCTATTTTAGCCGACGCTTTCCTCTCCATCGCCTCAATTTGCCGCCTAGAACTCGTCGACGACGCCGACGAGAGTTTCTCAAAGCCGAATTCGTGGCTAACCAAAGTGGAAGAATCAACCGCCGGCGAAATGCAGCTCTTGATCCCGCTTTCGAATCGGCAAATTAGGTTTTCTCCTGGTACGCTTCCCAAGATGTTGAATCTATTGAATTTCCGATTACTAGAGATTACTAAAGCTTGCACTCTTAAACTGAAAACCGGCCGGCCGGTTCTTGGTATTGATAAAGCCGTTCTGTTTCCGAATCATGTCGATATCAATACAACGTCGTTCGGTATAATCGCTATTTTTCATGAAGGTAAATTAGGTTACTGGAAAAACGGCGATGAGAATTGGACTTTGTTAGATgatcttaattttaattacgACGATATTGTATTTTATAAGGGTCAATACTATGTTGTTGATAGAAACGGCACCGTTTCTTTAATTgattcgtcgctaaatttgaTTCAATTCTCTCATCCATTACTCTTATTTGGTGATAAGAAGAATTTAGTGGAATCTTGCGGAAATCTTTACGTTGTTGATCGTTATCTTGATGGAGAACGGCGGATTTGGCGAGGTAATGAAGGTGAAAACATAATTAATCAAGAACGGTTAAATAACGATGAATTGTTTCTCAATCTTCTTACGAATTACCCTAGATGTAGAGCTAAAACTGTTGATTTTAAGGTTTATAAGCTTGATTTAGGATGGAGAAGATGGGTTAGTGTTAGATCATTGGATGATAGAATATTTGTTGTGAGTAATGAGATTAGCTTCTCTGTTTCTGCTAAAGAGTTTAATTGTTGGGAAGGGAATTGCATTTATTATACTGACCCTAGTGATGAGGATTTCCGGGGCGGATTGAGCGGTTATGATGCTCGGGTATTCAAATTGAAAGATCATAGCATTGTTCACGGATCGTCTTTTCTTGGTTGCTCTCCTGTAATTCAGCCGCTCGCTCAACTTGGGCCGCTTATTGTTTGA